The genomic segment CTCAAAGTTTTATATTTGTGATTTCACATACAAACAGCTCCCAGATATTTCTTGTAAGTCATCACAAGCTGCTAAAAATAGgatttcatgtaaaatatattACGTGACATACATGGGAGCTGCTGGCATGTGATATCACataattacaaatttgaatcTCTTGATTCTGTTATTTTTTGATGATATGTGTTTCCTccatttgtccccttttattaaaaccaaattGAGGAAAGGTGTGACTTTTActttaatatatacatgtacaatgtgaaaCTACTTTTCTTTGCATTGAATCTGTATTAAAATAGTAAAAACCTATATCAAGTGTAATGACGTCATTGTTCTCTAGGTGTGACTTGCtgtggaaatacatgtatcccACATGAACATCGACATGTGACAATTGAAaactttttcaagaaaatgatagTGAAACAGTTTCTTCACGTTTTACAAAGAGAAGAGATAGTAACAatagcatatttttatttgagtGAGCAAAATTTATGAAGtagaatttttttgtttatttcctatTATTTTGGCATGAGGATAGaacagaacaaaataaaatagaaaggaTTCTTTTGAATCAAAATTGACTTCATTTATctaattttttcatttaaacataGTAGCCccattaaaattattatttctagGGATCCTGTATACAAATTGCATATCACAATGAACAtcttgaaataaatagaaaaaaaaatattgcagagatgaataaattaaaggtcaagtccaccccagaaaaatgttgatttgaataaatagagaaaaatcaaactagcataacgctgaaaatttcatcaaaatcggatgtaaaataagaaagtttgttACAAGAAAACGCTTACAAATGTACATCATAATGGTCCACACCTGCATCCAAATGTAACAAAAGATACAAAACAAGAACATTCCTTTGATAATTATAAAGTTACTGCATTGATACTAGAAATATTAACACcatgatcataattataaaaaaaatcaatttctgaATGGCATGTTAATTGGACTGGAGTTTGCTGTGCTGAAATCcactttttaaacaaaaatagaatcagaAAAAAGACTtatattttgaagttttcagaaaaaaaagattttttacatttcaaaagGCAAGCTGTATTTGACGTATCATTATCCACAGGAATATACTATTGTTTCTCGAATTTACATCAGTATAgcttaaaagaaccatattgccctcgtctaaagactcggaccaatatgattttttgtgggaaatatatttgatgttctcctcaaggccagtcaatattatataattaattCAATCATGAACCTACCAGGTCATTCCTCTCCGGGATTTTCAAATGTATTCTCGTAAAATGAGGAACATGATGATCcataatttgaaggaaaaaaaattaatgcatCAGGAATTTTGTTTAAAgcagtttgtttattttttgttttttaattcttataaaaCCTACCCAAAATGAAGTTTCTATATTCACCTGGGTTTGGGATATAATTCACATATTTATATAGAAGTAGTTGGTTTGAAGTAGTTATTAAAGAACAAACACAAATTTGATTTAGATAGAAAAGTTGAAGTGCCAACAGGGGTGGACTGGCGTGCCTACCAAGCATTGGATGGGTGATCGTCACCCCTTAATTGCTCATCCAAGATCATAAAAGTAATTTACTTGTCCGACATGTATATCAGTATTATTTATCTTATCGAGGGTTCTTTTTAATACTTGTTTGAATCAGACACAATGGTAAGGTAACAAAACAAGttcgatttttcttttcttttcaagcgatctagatctatataatTGTGCTATGTTTAAATTTGTATCACAAGTGCACCTTTCAATCACATGCACTATACTGCACGACCTGTAGGCCTATACCTCCCGTTttgatataaaacaaacaaaggtATTCTTGTGCAGATTACTCATCCGACCCATCACTCTCACTCTCCTCCTCTTCACTCTcttcttcatcctcctcctcctcttcctcttcatcttcttctccatcctcctcctcttcattcTCCTCATCTTTGgacttttttcccttcttcttttttttctgccatctctgcctcttcttcttccacttCTTATCCCTCTTCTTCTTATCGATAATCCCGATCTTCATGCCCAACGCGCCAACGGCAAACCCTTCCGATAAATCCAAGCCAGTCCCGAGGGCCTCGGCTTCCAAGCCGTCGTCGGTCCAAACGATCTTCGTGTCCAAAGCCAGACCGCACTTGCAGAGGATTAGCCCGAGTACGAAGTTGGCGCTGCATAGCTCTAACGTGCATCGGGTGACGACGTCCGGGAATTTGGCGCAGGACATCATATACAGTCGGCGTTGGGGCCGACGTACTCGGCGTTGATCGCTCCGTCCAGGTAGTCCCTGGATATGGAACCGACCCCCGCTGCTGCAGATATGCAGCCATCTTTGCTCGAACGTTTCTTTTTACGAGACGATTTCTTACCGTCGTCATCGCCCTTCTTATCAGTGCTGGCCGCGCTCTTGTTCTTTTTCGGTTGTTCCGTCACCACCTCCTTATCATCATCTTCCTGCGATTGGGTAAATGTCAGAAAATTGTGAATGAGCTAGCGATAGAAAGGGAGATAAAATCAGAGAGGAGAAAAGATGGAACCAAGATTTCGTATCGTCTGTCTTGATTTCGGGAgtgaatttaaatattttttattggttATCAACTTATCATCGTCATGTGACTTATGACACACTATTGGTATAAAGTATCactttcaaaaataattttggcgTAGTTTTTCGTAAGTGGTTCGGAGTAATCTTCAAATAAACTTGGACTTGAACCAAATTATGTGGCATTTCTAGAGAGCTCATATAATACAAGAGTTCGATCAGTGAGATGATTTCTACTTATAAAGATTTGTTTTACACTGATTTTAAATGCTCCTCATGTAAAGTACTGGCGATATATACATTCAATGAAACTGATCGATAGATTAAGTAATCAAAAGGATAGCAATTATACCCCAGTCTCGACTACAGTTGTTAGAAAAGATTAcaattacactctaaaaattgAAGGATGGAAAGGTGCCAATCACCCTTTAAAAAGACCGAGGAAGGGGGGGTACTTCCATTGACgtgtggataccaggcgcgaccaaaGAAACGCGTAAAATTACGAtacgtaataagggtgtaaaaaacactaaaatactgaaaaaaatatatatttcgctaggaaagccaAGTGTATacggtcaaatttgcgagggtataaaaattactaaaatgctttataaaggatgtacgtGTGTAGCATGCGcgtattcggggggggggggctttcgccccccccccccccccggttagGCGAGAAGGGGGGCGccaaaaaagaggaagaaaagagagggaaagaaaagggggagaaaacaaaggagggaaagaagtaaatgagaagaaaaaaggggaaagaaagagagaaggggaaaaaagaagagggaaggggggcgccgaaatgatgttttacttaggggcgccgaattgatgttcgacataagggggccgaattgatgttcgacctaggggactgaattgatgttcgaccttgGGGGTGCCGATTCGATGtccgacctaggggcgccgaattaaagTTCGacaggggcgccgaattgatgtccgACCTAGTggggtgccgaatttatgttcaaccggggggcgccgaatttatgttttacCTGGGGGCGCCCAATTGATGTTCAtgaggggcgccgaattgatcttcgacctatggggcgccgaatttatgttcgacataggggcgccaatttgatgtttgtcctggggcgccaaattcatgttctgCCTTTGGGGCTCCGATTCGATGTTTGACCGGGGgccgccaaattcatgtttcacATGGGAGGGGGGTCGCCAAACTCATGGTTGCTCGCATCAAATACTTATTAGTTAGATGCCCaccctgttcatgattaccaaaagtgcttagaaagtccaaattttaggtcagaatatcaaaaattgtttagtaaggtgaaGATCCTGTTCTGGTTAGataaagtgctcagaatgtctAACTTTGGGAcgaaagattaaaaaaagatacagctcgcgctttgcgctcgcatcaattgtttcgatagatactcatcctgttcatggtcacacaatgtgcttagaatgacagttttgggtcggaatatcaacaatttataGTTCGCGCTTCGTGCTAACATCGATTAATTAGATGactattctgttcatgattacccaaagtgcttaaaatgtccaaatttttgATCAGAATATCATTTTTCAGCTCACGCACGCACAATTTATTAAATAGATACCCAtcatgttcatggttacaaaaaatgcttagaaagTCCAGCTTAGG from the Lytechinus pictus isolate F3 Inbred chromosome 1, Lp3.0, whole genome shotgun sequence genome contains:
- the LOC129269087 gene encoding high mobility group protein B1-like; the protein is MMSCAKFPDVVTRCTLELCSANFVLGLILCKCGLALDTKIVWTDDGLEAEALGTGLDLSEGFAVGALGMKIGIIDKKKRDKKWKKKRQRWQKKKKKGKKSKDEENEEEEDGEEDEEEEEEEDEEESEEEESESDGSDE